The following are from one region of the Salmo trutta chromosome 20, fSalTru1.1, whole genome shotgun sequence genome:
- the LOC115156351 gene encoding helix-loop-helix protein 2-like produces the protein MMLSPDQPDVDLPWGQPDTETLLNSIKMECAPQPAEPAEGEGKARSLSIPSLSREEKRRRRRATAKYRSAHATRERIRVEAFNVGFAELRKLLPTLPPDKKLSKIEILRLAICYITYLNHVLDA, from the coding sequence ATGATGTTGAGTCCTGACCAGCCAGACGTTGACCTGCCCTGGGGGCAGCCCGACACAGAGACCCTGCTGAACAGCATCAAGATGGAGTGCGCCCCCCAGCCCGCGGAGCCCGCAGAGGGCGAAGGCAAGGCGCGCTCTCTGTCCATTCCTTCCCTCagcagggaggagaagaggaggcggAGGCGCGCTACAGCTAAGTACCGGTCCGCGCACGCAACAAGAGAGCGCATCCGCGTCGAGGCTTTCAACGTTGGGTTCGCCGAGCTGAGGAAGCTTCTCCCGACACTTCCGCCAGACAAGAAGCTGTCCAAGATTGAGATCCTCCGGCTCGCAATCTGCTACATCACCTACCTCAACCATGTGCTGGATGCGTAG